The window ATAGTATGATTAATCAATAACaaccaaattaaaaatagaattgtactgttcaaatataatattgtttacCTTCCGACGTGTTAAATTAAATTCCTTGCAACAAGCATTGCAATTAACAGCTGTATTATCTTTCGCCCAAGAACCATCAGGTCTgcttttgtttatttcttccTTCAGATCCGATATTTTCAACTTTGAGTCTTTTAAATGTCCTCCTAATTCTTCTAATGTATGTTCTTGTTCCAAGCATTGATCTTTTAATGTATAGTAATCTTCTTGTAAACGAgcatatttcttaaaaaaaatatttttatattaattttgcaTCAGTCTAAAATATGAATTAGCTAACTGGAGTTTGCAACTTTGACGATGTCTTACCAGAATATCTCTTACTTGCGATATTTTTCTACAAGCGATTATCGTATGTGGGTATCAAATATATATTGCAGAGGGGTTAATAaggaacaatttaaaatattaatacctGAGCAATTAACTTGAGCTGTCCATTTTCAATTTGTAGCTTTGATATCTTCTCTCTGTCTTCTTGCATCGTCGACTGTAGGGATATCCTCCATTCCCTCTCAACTTTTAAATCTCCTTCAATATTAGTCGCTTGTTCTTCAACTTGAGCTGCTTGTAAGTCAACTTCACGTTTTAATTGTTCAGCAGCTACCCGATGAGATTCACTTTCTCGATACctagaaaataatgttttaatagatttaatttgatattaaggAGCCAAATACAAACTTCTCATTATGTATGTGGTTTTCTATGCTTATCTAGATTTTTGAAACTAAAGTACAGTTGATCTTAATAGAAAATGCGTCATGTCAGTGACAAATATTCAACTACAAAACCTtatcctttttttaatttaataaacttgaaattatttgaatgtatAGTAAGTTTTTAGTAAAAAAGCAGATTATATACATGTATACctcaagtatttttcaaaaccaACTTTATTGATTTGCCAACATACTTAACAAAACTAATTCCACTAATACTATTTttgcagtttcattttttttattttgggttattttatatataaatttaaactttgctTCATCAAAATTGTTTTCCCGACATCTGGTACTTAAACATCTCTCACAACTTccaaaatgtaatattttgacatgatAAGgccatttaatattttatgttaataggAAAATTGATAATACCGGAAATGCCCTATATATTCTGAACTTTTCGTATTTTGAGCtaattttcttctataaatcTTATAATGCTTTTTACCATTTTGAAAGTTCTAAGcttttaatggatttttttctgAAGCCactattttcatcataattggcgaaatatttaaagttaattttccAAGTCAATCAAGTTAACAAAAGTAATACAGGGTATATGATACTTATTTTTCCAAAGGAAAAAACCTCTCTCTCtcgctatatatatatatatatatatatatatatatatatatatatatatatatatatatatatatatatatatatatatatatatatatatatatatatattattcgcttttgaaaatatttattttttctttattatgcatacaattgaaatttaaagGTGAATATAAAAACACTTATTGAACTATGTTAGCTATTTACATTTGGGTTACTTAGATTGGTTATAGAATTAGTAGTGACAGTGACACTTACTgtatcatttaatatttttttaaatattggaaaaaaaaagagGTTTAAAAACACTCTAACATAAACAATGTCAATTGTTCTTTAAAACATCTTATCTTTAGCATTTTTATGTATCCAGAAATCTTCTATCAAACGTAAACTACAGATACATATTAGAAGTGATTTTATTCTAACGCTAACACCCTTCGAAGATGACACATGAAACTTAGAACTCTGTAGTGATAATTTTATTGCTGTCTTAAGCATTGAACATATTGGACACAACGGGTAGCTACCCCTTACAATGATCTTTTGGAGGAAGGTGAAGTAGGTGAGATTTAGATGGACATAAATTACATTTGTATTTTGCATTTGTAAGCTTATAGGTATAATTTCTATGAGATTTATACATACTTTTCGCAAAAgttgaatgaattaaataaaaataaaagttaattaaaGAAAGCTTAggattaaaaggaaaaataatggCAAACCTAAACTACaaaatgaatgtaaaaaaatagtgaaaaaaataataaatatgggAAGAAATAAAATCCACATCTTgaagaaaattacttttatttcaacacttttaagcaaaaaaatcaatatttgcaTTATACAAAGTTTTATTTCGCATTAAATATAATGCAGATCCTAGGAACGTTACAAGAATATAATATCCATAACAATCTacgatattttttgtaataatataacTTAAATACTAGTAGCTGCTTGTAGTGAAGGTTTGCCAACGTTTTTATACATGTTAACATGAATAACAGTAACCTACTTATATAATCTACTCAAGTGAAAATAACTATTACTACAATCCAAgcattatttctaatattactcagttattaaataatatcacacattgaaaaattaatacgaatttatgaatattttcaaacattacTTAGTATTAACATAATCATTTGAGGGAAAAAGTCTTTTCAGCAAgtattatattatcaatttcaagtgaattaaaaaagcaaaaggTAGATTACAATAAAATGTATGATTGATTGACGGTTATGACATATACTTTTTTTCTGCATGCCTTCCTGTTTAACCTTTTATTCCTCCCCATTTTATACCCTTTGACTCAGCTGcttttttcagattttcaatCCATATTCTTCTTGGTCTTcctttatgatttttatttgctaTTTTGGATTAGAACGTTCTTTTTGGTATTCTGTTTTTAACCATACAGCGAAAGGACACCTCAATGGTgcttcatatattttatctCTAAGTGGtttcattttcagtttttgtttaatcgcttattcaataatttttgctttattttcttctaaactCTTTTCCAttgcatttatatttatttatttatattcctaGTTGTTCAGCATAATAgactattttttcacaattttgattCTATTGTATTTTACTACTATTTTCCCAGAGAATGATGCTTTCATTGCATTAAAGTTTTCctagttttttcattatatcctACTTCAGTatgtcattattttcttttattttaccTAGATATTTTTACTTGTTCGATTTGTTTTCCCtttattcgaatattttatctattatcTTTTCTTGCTATTATAATGCTCTCAGTGAAAGTAATATAGCTGAAACtgagtattttttaaattttttagtcaAGCTGAAAATAAGCTTTCaagcaatttacaaaattaggACACTTGTGTCTTGATCTCAAATTACGGGAGTTTTTTAGACATTAATATCAGCTGTTGCGTTCAAGTTTATTAAACATGAGTAGGTTGCAAAGTAGCAGCTGAAAGATACAAGGACAAACTTGAGAACATCATATGCGCGAGTCGTTTGTTGATTGGGCTTTGGAGTACTTTGATACTGATTCAATATTGTACCGCaaaattgtgtttatttttgGGTAAATGGCTAATAAACAGAAAAAGCACTGTTTGGTGTAATTTATATCCTTAttcctaaaaaaatgaaatcactGCTCGCTATATGGATAATAGATAATATGCAACATGATCAACGATTTTGTAGAATACGGCGAATTCaatcattaaaatttgacaTAAGTTGATTTTGAATAACTGATTTATCAATTGACCTTCAAGGcctcttttttttcaattatttccagTGGGGCTACGTGAAGTTActgatttattttcagaaaCCAGCAATAATTGATGCCTTGAAGACAAACATTATTCGTAACATACAAAGTTCTATTGAagttaaaaatacatatttccaCACCAAATCGCTTATTTTTCTAGTTCTATCATCAAACAATCAATCACTTTCTGAGTGATGGTCTATACGATCCATACGATAGTCTGATAACAtgatggaaaaattatatatcgaTCATATAAAACTTCCAAGAccttttccataaaaattatgaaaaacaaagataaatgAAGGAACCACAACTACGCTTACATAAGCGAATCgttaagaaaactaattttataaagtATCACTTTAATAGAATATTAACTACcagaacaatatattttatcgCATAAATGGATCACTCAGTCGCTTGTTACCTTTCTTTTGCTATCAGTctcattaatattttctctcactataataaataaatcgctgaagattaatcaaaatttaaaaactgacCAGTCAGAATACAGAATAATGAAGATAGTGTGAatgttgtaaatattttatttttaactgcTGTatccataatttgaaaaatttatcaatcaCCTACATTCTATATTTGAGATTAATCGAGTCATATCAATTGAAATGGAagttttgatacaaataataaaaaaaaacaaaattcaatagaatCAGAAAGGAATACATGATGGATATAACAGGAAAAACCCCgataatcaataaaatacaGAAGAAATTGTTAAATTGGTGTAGACATAAAGAATATGCCAATGAAGAATgaccaagaaaataaatagGGGTAGGCAAACCAAGGAAATAGTATGAAGTATTAGGTAAGGAAACATACGAAAGACAATATTTGTGAAAAGGTTTTTTGTCAACCTGTCAAAATTCACATTATTTAACAAATGTTTCTGCGTTCCTTAGTTATTTCCTCTTCTAATGGAAAAAGATTAAGTTAATTCTGAGTATAAATCGTTTATTGCAATATGAATTTAAGTAGCTTAAGCCGatcatttttgattttcaaagaaaaacaagTAACAAACAACTACCCAAAACagtgaatttaataaatagtaatagCTAATAGTTccaataaaaagtaatatttttatggaaCCCATTGGGAATAGTTATCAGGTTatgtcaaatataaataatattacattataaaatatcaaatagtgATATAAAAGACGGAAGTAAAAGTATGAAAACCACTGTAGgtagaatattttgaatcttaAACAACCATCTGAGAAAACTGTAGAAGGATGgtgaattgtttatttaaacTCATTTGAAATcccaattttgatatttgtcaaCGTTTCATGATTATTCATCAGGTTAAAAGAACTAAAAATAGgtagaaaataaatcaaaaaggtACCTACTTATTTTCAAGAGATTGTATTGTTTCTGTCATAGATTGCGCTTTAGCTTCTAGCTTGGTAATAAACTCGATTTTATGCCTTAGAGAAGCCTCGCTATCCTGAAATAAGTCACATTTACATATTCATTTGCTATATCcaatataaatatgttatgCCCAAAACATATAAGTTATTTAGATTGTTTATATAGCAATGCATGAAACGTAagtacaaataatgaaaatatttcaaaaaacaattaaattactGTTTggttaaaatttgtataaaatttatgaatagtagtgaaaaagtaaataataatataaagtcaatagtaaaaatatacaatgactGGTTTAAATGACTAGGGGCTgacacacaaaaatatatttcaaatattttatgcaTGAGAatgtgataaataatttatttttgagaaaatagtATAGATTTTATATAATCACAAGTTACACAAGAAAGAAGGTGCGAATTTATATAGCCATTGTGTATTGGATTATAAAGCACAAATATTCCTACACTTAAACTTGCATGTCATCGCCtagcaaaaatatttaaacaatttattacaataaaactCAATAATAAGTTCATACAGTCATTTGTAGCAactaaaactttataaaaatcaattttatgaatttttagcTGATTAGAATTTGAACTCGAAAagcttttttaaattattcctTTTGTTCAGGAGAATTTAATTCCAAATCAAGTTTTATAAAAGATTCTGTTGAATCAGAAGGTATGGGTTGTTTCAGTTCCATATATTTGCTTTCGTTTTCCATATTACTACAAGAAGGTTCTTCTACCgattcacattttttattttcttttgccATACATTTAGAAAGAGATTGCTTTCTATCATGTTTTTTATCGATATGTCTTTTATCATCTTTTAAAAGATGGTTATATTTTTCTAAGTTGTTGAGAATCTTTCCAATTTGTCCGGCTTTCGCTTGTAGCCGACTCACCATCTCACCTTTCTGAGTTAGTTCCATTTCACACTCCTATAATCAATCAAGTTGTTGCACAAACTTTAACacaacaaagcaacaaaaaCTATGTCTATGCATGCAATTGTGTCAggcaaaaataatatatttacaattactATGAACTGTATTTAgatagtttttaaatattctctACGAGAgctattgtttttatatcacTAGTTGACCCCGCGGGCGAGTGAGATCgctctcaaaattttttatttcacctTAAATATAAATCATATCCGAACAGTGCAATTGGAGAAAATGTCAAGTTttgtttatatgtatttatgtatatatatattaggaTATCATATACATCgcaacccaaaggatctattgtgtccccctttcttgctgctaTTCTAGAGAGCCTAGTGTTTAtagctgatctattaatcccactcctcttaggttttatttttaacaaggGCGTGTTTCTAAAAGACTTAAGCTCTAAGGAAGTAGTTTTTGTAGCGATTTCAAAGACAACTTTATGCCTTCAAAATATTCACgtttgtaaaaaagaaaaaaaaaacatttcaaccTTGACGATAGTGAATTAAAGCTCTCAAACAAACAGTGACATGACATTTATAAGACAGAACTTAAGCTCCTCCAGTACCTCTAGTGGCAAATTCTAATATGGTAACCCACATTACATTATGGGAAATACccttaattaattaaaagaaagtGACAAGGACACTAGGAGTGTCTAATTAACGCTCGCAAACACCTTTTTCTCAAGCCCCATTCTCCAAAAcagtcaaattattttttaactgaacaaacataaatatttaaaaaaaaagatgtttagATACTATGTCACGATAGTTACCTGAAGTTTCTTGTACATTTCTAGgttaatcaattttatgtcGTCCAACTGTCTTCGTAAAGAAATTATTGTATCTTGTTTTTCATGGATATCTTTTTCCAGTAATTTCATAGCTACTTCCATTTCTGCTTTCATACACATCTGcaaaataaatacatacaaaTAGCAAGTTCAGTTTGAAGGATACTATAGAACTTTACACTATGTCAAGACAAAATATTACCACATTATCACATTAAAAAAGGAATAAaccatcaaaaatttgaatagaaatagtGTATAAGAGTACCAAATGTGTTGAAGCAGAGTAGTTTCGAATGTGAATAAGTGAATTTGGCAAACATGAAGTACTTAGTATCTTAAAGTGATATTTCTCTGTAAGACGGTTCAAAACTAAAGTAGGCAACTGAACCTCAGATAAATTTCCTATTACAACTGGAGTATCCCATGATAGTATTTTGCAAACATTGCACTACTTTTATATAGCTGACATAGCTGACCTACCAGTGCCTGCAGAGACAACCATTGGAACATCCGTCAATAATAATACTAGTAATCTATGAGAATCCAAAAACCCTTCAAACATCCAACCAACAAGACCAAATCCAACTATGgttaaagaaaaaagataagATAAATGCTAGCAAGTCTCAATGTGTGGGTTATATAATAACAAGGGAATAGTGTCCACAAATCAAACTGAACAATATGGAACTACATAAAACAGGAAGTACAAAAAACCTCGGCCTACATTTAGCTTCCAGATTTGCGTGGAtgaaaacgaaaacaaattgATCTAAAAGTTAAGGAGATAAGATCTAACTTAACATTTGCAAACAAGATCTtactatataaaattaacatcaaacCAATATGGCTATAATGCAATTAAACTAGTCGAAAATTCGTCGTATGCTCACCAACGCACTCACTTATTTGGTATATGTGCTACGCTCAAAGACCGAAAAGGCCTATGGCCTTTTAaaacagccacaacgcgttTTGTGCGCCTTGTGTTTGTCAGAACGAGTTATGGCTATTCTAATATAGCCAGAacccgaatgaaattattttagatttagaagacgTCAGCTCACGTAATATAATGCTGCTTATTAATAACTATTAGCTATatggatataaaacatatataaaaacgttgtcattaaacatttattcaaataatgagtgTTATACTACTTTGttaccaaatgattattaataagcagCATTATATTACATGAGCTGAcgtcttctaaatctaaaataatttaattcggGTTTTGGCCATATCAGATCAGCGAGAACGCGGTTTTGGCAAACGCAAGGCACacagaacgcgttgtggctgtttTATACGGCCACTGGCCGTTTTCGGTCTTTgaacatatataaaatatatactatTTGTGAGAAATGTCCTCAAAATTCGAAGTACCCAATACTACAAAAGAATATAAAATCACTCAAGCGTCCTATTACAATCACTACTTCAAACAAATGAAAGTTAGGAAGAATCTATCAGTGGACGCAATCTTGAAATGCCAATGCAGATTATTTCATGGAATATTGTAACTCTGATTTCTGGttgtactaaataaaaaattgctaATATAGACTGACATGAATATgtaatactgaaaaaataacacaaaaccTTACTTTCAGCACTACAAACAGACataaacatataattttaaacCAAGGTCCTTATTACCTTTAATGTCAGGTAAAATAGGAAGAACAAATGGAAATACATGTACGTGAGAAAAACAACTCTAAATTCACTATTCCCAACAACGATGATAAAGAGAATAAAGGGAAATATAATGGATTGAGTAGAGTACTATTGTTTATGTTTCAATTAACGTTAGAGATCAATTAACTTTCCAGAAGTGAATAAACCTAATGTGAGCAGAAAAGTGAtcatattgataaataatttgaatcagTTCCACTTATTCTAATTAACTGAAGCATTTGCAAtcagataataataatttattattgtagtattatttttatacttactTGCATTTCTAGTTCATGATCAGCCTCTTGTCTgagttttctttcttcttctaatCTCTGTTTCAATTCTTCCACTTCGCTACCGACCAGTTTATTTGCTTCTTTTTGTTCCTTTTCCTctacttttgttatttgaaCTCCACTTGCTCCCATTGTATATCCTTCAGATTCTATACCTAAATCTTGTCTTAGCTGTCTATTTTCCTCATACAAGGCTAAAAGATTGTTTTTAGCTATAGCCAAATCTTCTTTCATTAGTGCATTTGTTGTGGTAAGAGATTCGACTTTCACTTGTAGATTTGCTACGGTTgcactaaattaaaaaaataaacataaacactATTTTAAACTGATAGTTTAACAgaataaacagaataaaaaatactttttgtgttTTAGTTGTGGATATTGAAAAACTATTGCAAACTTAACGATGTGAAGAAATCAATGGATTATGTACTGGACATTTTTTTCCTAAACGCAAATTACAGATACTGAATGTGATTTTATATgctcatataaatatttattatatttataaatagtataaTTTATCTAAAAGTTTGGTCTAAACAAGCTAGCGCCCATGGAATGTGACACTGATAAATTAGTTTTCTAAGCATACTACAAATAAAGCTCTACCCTCAAACTTTGTACAATTCATAAGTCTGTAGTGctaaatcatttattattcgTTAAAAATTGTCAGTTGACATATCGTCAAAAGGTCCTAGTTCccttagaaaaaattttatataaaagtaaattagtCTAGTATAGTATCTGTAGCTTCTGTTTAGTAGAAGAACGCCTTGTATAAGAATTAGAGCttgaagaaaagaatgaaatggAAGGAGAGAAATCAAgagagtaaaaaataatattagtagaatttaatttgatatccttttttcaatatcaatgctttctgaaaaatgatataaatttatagttaaaaaaatcaaaagtcaATACCTACTTTAAATGCCTGTTGAGTTCTTCTATATAATTCTTTTGATCCAAAACTGTGATCATTGCGTCACCTTGTTCTTCATTACTGGAATCTGTTGAAACATGACTAGAAGATCTgagatataatgaaaaatcgatGACCCCTTGAGGACAATCCAAGTCCTCTTCCTAAAAAGAGATTCAAAGCATgttttagatgaaaaaaaaactttt of the Diorhabda carinulata isolate Delta chromosome 7, icDioCari1.1, whole genome shotgun sequence genome contains:
- the LOC130896644 gene encoding RUN and FYVE domain-containing protein 2 isoform X1, whose translation is MKVQELPAEAGSNAMEQEMAGAQDTIYLCNFRVSVDGEWLCLKELQDVEFNMQESITKALSTPSPEIPVHPFGRDPVVIERSNLVNISKLVVKELIEQSLRYGRMLDSDHMPLQHFFIVLEHVLRHGLRPKKGLLGPKKELWDILQMVEKYAPEAQDITASVRDLPTVRTHMGRARAWLRLALMQKKLADYLKVLVDHKDEALAEYFEPDALMLSDEAIIIIGLLVGLNVIDCNLCVKEEDLDCPQGVIDFSLYLRSSSHVSTDSSNEEQGDAMITVLDQKNYIEELNRHLNATVANLQVKVESLTTTNALMKEDLAIAKNNLLALYEENRQLRQDLGIESEGYTMGASGVQITKVEEKEQKEANKLVGSEVEELKQRLEEERKLRQEADHELEMQMCMKAEMEVAMKLLEKDIHEKQDTIISLRRQLDDIKLINLEMYKKLQDSEASLRHKIEFITKLEAKAQSMTETIQSLENKYRESESHRVAAEQLKREVDLQAAQVEEQATNIEGDLKVEREWRISLQSTMQEDREKISKLQIENGQLKLIAQKYARLQEDYYTLKDQCLEQEHTLEELGGHLKDSKLKISDLKEEINKSRPDGSWAKDNTAVNCNACCKEFNLTRRKHHCRNCGEIFCNSCSDNTMPLPSSAKPVRVCDSCFILLLGRASAVIN
- the LOC130896644 gene encoding RUN and FYVE domain-containing protein 2 isoform X2; this encodes MAAAGSEDLPTNNNLFRIENNDIASRSPSVSSVNNFVWTSLLVSKPEKKIGVKFKGRDPVVIERSNLVNISKLVVKELIEQSLRYGRMLDSDHMPLQHFFIVLEHVLRHGLRPKKGLLGPKKELWDILQMVEKYAPEAQDITASVRDLPTVRTHMGRARAWLRLALMQKKLADYLKVLVDHKDEALAEYFEPDALMLSDEAIIIIGLLVGLNVIDCNLCVKEEDLDCPQGVIDFSLYLRSSSHVSTDSSNEEQGDAMITVLDQKNYIEELNRHLNATVANLQVKVESLTTTNALMKEDLAIAKNNLLALYEENRQLRQDLGIESEGYTMGASGVQITKVEEKEQKEANKLVGSEVEELKQRLEEERKLRQEADHELEMQMCMKAEMEVAMKLLEKDIHEKQDTIISLRRQLDDIKLINLEMYKKLQDSEASLRHKIEFITKLEAKAQSMTETIQSLENKYRESESHRVAAEQLKREVDLQAAQVEEQATNIEGDLKVEREWRISLQSTMQEDREKISKLQIENGQLKLIAQKYARLQEDYYTLKDQCLEQEHTLEELGGHLKDSKLKISDLKEEINKSRPDGSWAKDNTAVNCNACCKEFNLTRRKHHCRNCGEIFCNSCSDNTMPLPSSAKPVRVCDSCFILLLGRASAVIN
- the LOC130896644 gene encoding protein RUFY3 isoform X4; this encodes MAAAGSEDLPTNNNLFRIENNDIASRSPSVSSVNNFVWTSLLVSKPEKKIGVKFKGRDPVVIERSNLVNISKLVVKELIEQSLRYGRMLDSDHMPLQHFFIVLEHVLRHGLRPKKGLLGPKKELWDILQMVEKYAPEAQDITASVRDLPTVRTHMGRARAWLRLALMQKKLADYLKVLVDHKDEALAEYFEPDALMLSDEAIIIIGLLVGLNVIDCNLCVKEEDLDCPQGVIDFSLYLRSSSHVSTDSSNEEQGDAMITVLDQKNYIEELNRHLNATVANLQVKVESLTTTNALMKEDLAIAKNNLLALYEENRQLRQDLGIESEGYTMGASGVQITKVEEKEQKEANKLVGSEVEELKQRLEEERKLRQEADHELEMQMCMKAEMEVAMKLLEKDIHEKQDTIISLRRQLDDIKLINLEMYKKLQECEMELTQKGEMVSRLQAKAGQIGKILNNLEKYNHLLKDDKRHIDKKHDRKQSLSKCMAKENKKCESVEEPSCSNMENESKYMELKQPIPSDSTESFIKLDLELNSPEQKE
- the LOC130896644 gene encoding protein RUFY3 isoform X3, translated to MKVQELPAEAGSNAMEQEMAGAQDTIYLCNFRVSVDGEWLCLKELQDVEFNMQESITKALSTPSPEIPVHPFGRDPVVIERSNLVNISKLVVKELIEQSLRYGRMLDSDHMPLQHFFIVLEHVLRHGLRPKKGLLGPKKELWDILQMVEKYAPEAQDITASVRDLPTVRTHMGRARAWLRLALMQKKLADYLKVLVDHKDEALAEYFEPDALMLSDEAIIIIGLLVGLNVIDCNLCVKEEDLDCPQGVIDFSLYLRSSSHVSTDSSNEEQGDAMITVLDQKNYIEELNRHLNATVANLQVKVESLTTTNALMKEDLAIAKNNLLALYEENRQLRQDLGIESEGYTMGASGVQITKVEEKEQKEANKLVGSEVEELKQRLEEERKLRQEADHELEMQMCMKAEMEVAMKLLEKDIHEKQDTIISLRRQLDDIKLINLEMYKKLQECEMELTQKGEMVSRLQAKAGQIGKILNNLEKYNHLLKDDKRHIDKKHDRKQSLSKCMAKENKKCESVEEPSCSNMENESKYMELKQPIPSDSTESFIKLDLELNSPEQKE